AAGTACATCAGTCTTCATATAGGCCAAAAGCCTTCATGTAATTCAATTAAAATCTAGTCAACAAACCTAACCATACCTAAATGCAGAGTAAAGGACTTCATCAACCATGTAAAATCATTTATATCAGTAAGTGCCTACATCACAGCTCACAGACGTGGTTTTATTTATCACAGAAGCATAATGCACAGTGAAATACAGGTGTTGTGTACTCACTGAGCCTGAACTAAAAAGTTAGTGTGTATACGAATACATGCACAACAATACAATGTACAATGACGTACAATAACTAGCGCAAATGAGGACGAGAAATTAGACGAGGCCAAAGACACACTGAAGTGACAGGACAGAGTTCATCATCCTGATGGGACTGAGGAAAGACTTAAAGGAAGTTTCTCTACGCTACGCCCTCGTTTGCTGTGGTTGGCTCAGTTCTTACCCGTGGAGTAGTACTCCAGCACAGGGTCCTTGCAGAAGGACTTGTACCTCCAGGTGAGCAGAACATCTTGAAGGTTTGCGGAGGTGGAGAAGTCACAACGGAGGATCACTGAGGCAAACAGAGCTGTGCTGCGCTCCTGCTGAGGAACAATCACCTGAATACACACCGACACTGTGGAGGGATGTGAAACCAGTGGTTACATGCAGTacattgtgtatttttgagtgtgtgtataagCGAGAATAAAGCCAAAAGGCTGCTGGTAGCCTGCGTTTTGCCAAATGCCGAGAAGGAAAAGTGTGGTAAGaatgaagcagtgtgtgtgcgtgtgtgtgagtgtgtgtgagtgagggtTTCTCTCAAGTGAGGAGCTCATTTCTAAAGTGGCAGAACCAGAAAAACAGgtgacacagacaaagacacaggaaATGGCTTACTGTGAAACTACCTCAACCAAACATTCAAAAGACGGAATGAAGCCTGCTGAGTTGAGCTGTCCCTGAATGTGGACATGCCACAGTGACTGTCCAAAATTAGACGGAAGGTTATAAAAATGGTGGGTTGCAGTTCAGAAACATAAATGGACCACTTGATAGGTGGGTGTCATGTAAGCAGGCGTCAGTGACAGCAACTTAAAATAAGACATTAATAAGGAACTGAGGCggaaaactgcaaaaaaaataaataaataaagacatttggTGGGCTCATCTTTTCACTCAGTGTGTAGTCCGACTGCAGGACAAGCAGGCCTACTATAAACAAGACATCCATCTTTgtatcaaataaacaaaaccgGTCATGTGACCGATACCCCCGGCCTGGTCACAGTCGAAATTATGAAAacttttcaacacacacacacacacacaaaaagttcACAAGACTTACTTTTTAAACCATCATGATGCCAACACGCGGGgctaaataaatgaagaaattacCTTTAAGCAACGACAGCAGGAGGATCGCGGCAGGTAGTCCCCGCATGATGACAAAACTCCGCAGTCACACGCGCAAGTTAACTCGGCTCCGaataaagagggagagagagaaaaaacaaactccGAGAATGacaagacaagaagaagaagagcttaTGTCACATCCTGCACTTAGACTCCGCTGTTCCTCGTTTCGCTATGAGCTTGTGACTGAGTACTATGTTTGGTCAATGCCCGACACTGCAGTCATCTCTAGCCACACCCCGATACAGGTGAATTCATCCTAAACTGTGACGTGGCCAGGTGCACAGAAACCCCCCCCAGTACACGAAGCCCTCCAATATCCTCAATGATTTAGCGCtatttaagtaaataaacagaagTGTTTTGCTGTAAACATGTGTGCTTCTGGTGCGCAGTTTGTTTCTCTCAATGCTATATTTCAAGCCAATAGTCACTTCAATACAATTAATGCTGACTTCATTTGACTTCTTGCGTGATTTGCTTCCTCTCTCAGTGTAATTTGTCACTGACTGACCCGCTATAACAGAGTGCGTCAGTAGGGGGCAGCATATTCACAATCAACTGAAGATGACAACTGAGATACAATCATCATAaaatcatcatttcatcatttcaagtGTCATTTTCATACCCTTATTTCATCGAGGCTCTACTGGTGTGTTCACAGAATTCAACTTTATTTAACACTAAACAGATACGACACAGTAGACTACTGGGTTGAAAACGACCCAAATTGGGTGGTTTCTTACCCAGGTGCTGAGTCACTATTGGACAGCAAACGCACTGGGTTACAATGACCCAGCAAGATGGGTTGGTAATTTAACCCAACATGTGGGTAGCTTAATCCACCCAGATATTGGGTTATTCTGACAGGGACATTGGCTTACAGTAACCCAGAAAATGGTTGTGACCTTTTGACCCAATAATGGTTTACATTAACCTGTGGGTTATACACATATAAGTTATTTAGAGAAgcaaacaagtttaaagaaTATAATACTGACAATTTTGAACAAATTACTCACTTAgtacttcatcatcatcatcactcatgTAGTACATCTATCACTACTATTTATTTTTACGTTTTTTTCTGGAGCCAAAACATTAGAAATGTACTCTCTactaatgaaatgtaatgaagaaatagaatttaaattaatttatttaaaatgggaaaaatgcacaaaaaattgaaaaaacagtaaaaagtaatTATGTACAAGaacaaatgtaattattatgtaATCATATACAAGAACAAAAATTATGTACAAGAACAAATagttaaaaatacataacaGAATGAACAATTCAACTACACCATAAACCTGGGGACCCAGTTCAGTTTCCGCCTGCTCTCATCCCTCAAATATTCAACCATGTTGATGCCAACCTGCAATACAAGAGcaatcaaaatgacaaaaaacaatgtgttcaatgttaaaacaaagcaacaaaataagacattatTTTCTAAAGTTTCTAAATATCACTTACAGGTTGAAGGTCAATAAAGGCCTTGAAGGCTTCAGAGACAGTGGgctgcacctttttttttgcccattttgaAGGCTTGTGGGGGCAAAAGGTTGGGTAGCAGCCTCAAGGCCTTGTATCCCTTGACATctagaagaaggaaaaaggggttttaaacagaagacaaagggctgattatttaaaatatgcagtaaaaatgttCATGGTCAGAGTTAGCTGTGGTAATATACATACAATAAGTAGATGTAGACATGGAAGTGCTGGAAGTTGTGCATTGCTGTGTAAAGTAACTACAAAGAGGACAGCAACCAACTCCAAATCACAGTTGCTTTGTAGTTCATTGTATTTGCAAAAGTTGCATGTGGCGAAGTGTCAAATTGTGTGTGAGTAACCAGTCTTCTTTGTCTCTTGACTACCCAGTTCTGAATTCAAGATTTAAGAATTCCTTATTATGTCTCATTATGAGAGCAAATTATTATTAGCAGTATTATTGTAGTTTGGTTCCCCATGCAATTCAAAAGTACAcgtgcttatgtgtgtgtgcttgtgataGAGGTGAGGAAAGCATAGTGTGAGAGCATACAACTCAATACATATTTCCGTTCTGTGATCTATTGTAAGGCTTTCGTGTATGTTTGACATAACTTCTAAAATCATAACATAATCACATAATATataattttcaaaacacaaacatcagtcTTTAGGAAGGTAGTCTGTCCTCTGTGATCATCCCAGGGAAAAGACCGGTCGTGGCCAGTTGTAACCGGTTAAACGTAGTATGACCCAGTGCCTGGGCTGTGTGTAGCCTTTGACCCAGCACCTGGGTTGGATTTGACTTTATGATCACAATACTCCAGGTTGAAATATGCCACAGCTCTGTATATGGGTGATGTAGTGTGACATGCTGTGAGAACAACAACCTCATCCCCAACACGGGCAAGACCAGGGAGATGATAGTGGacatgaggaaggagaggagccCTCATCAGCCACGACTCCTTACTCTCCTACTccttaaagaatttccctttggggataaataaaggaatcctgattctgattctgattcctcTACCTGAATTTTCCGGTTGCACTGTGCCTAGAGCCCATTTCAACAATGTTTTGTCAGCAGCCAGTGCTTTGTGGGCATTTATGAAAAGTTCACTAACagaatataaattattaaatattaccACTTACATAACTCTTTAACTCAGTATTTGCTAGGTTGTTGAAAGTGTCTTTTTATCAGCAACTTTTACCAAATGAAAGCTAGACAAAGCCAAAACgatttctttaaatattgtATACAACcagtacacagacacaggagtTGCACATGTGCTGATTTTTTAGACTCAAAGAATTTGTTCAGTTCACAATTTTCAGtatacaaaacacatttttattttattgttgaaaTGCTTCTTGAGATGATGACCTTAAAATGCTCAGTGAGTTAACCCAGTATTTAGGCTACCGGTAGTAAAGTGACCCAGACACTGGGTAGAATACCATGTGTTGGAGATTGAGTTCCAAACCACCAACCATGCAGCTGGGTTATAGAAAATAACCCAGCATGGGCTAATATAACCCAATAAATGGTCAAACTGTCACAACCCAGTAATTGGGTGTAGAAATAACCCAGCATTTTTTACCTTTATAATTTAAAGGTACACCTGAAGGCCAATGCAGGCAGGCAAGAAGAAGACAGGCTACAAAACAGTGCAAAATAACGTGGGAAAAGGCAGCTTTACAAACACTTTGTGAGGAGGTAAATTATCTCATCAAGATGTTTTTGACTTCAAGGACACACATGATGTGTTTTGGTGAGTGACGCTCACCACTcagagcttttgtttgttttgaacaaaACTCCACATGGCACCTTTTTTAACATAAAACCGGATGGTTATGATGGTCATGGGATTTTTACATCACGTATGTACCATAAAAATCTAAGTCCTGTAATCATTCtttctatataaatataaaaaatataaatatatacatgacATGGGATTTATTAGATACATTTTAACAAACCCAAATTATGTAtcaaaaatctcaaaatgaatgcatgtgAGATTTAAAAAGTATTAGTATtaattattagtattagtaaGGAAAGAGGTCACACATATCTGCAACATATAAATGATAAGTCCAAGTCTTATTTCCATCATGGTTCTTACTGTAAACACGGCACGATGCAGGAGGTGCCTGCCAACATCATATTGACTTTAAATGGACGTTATCTTACATTTATTAGACATCTAATATAACATAAAACTTGTCAGTGGGTTCCATATTGAGCTTGTTGCACAAACAGGTGGTCTCAACTTCCTTAATGCCCCCCATGCTGAAGTTAACTGCATAAACTACAGTTTCATCTTATGTGCACAGTCACACTGGAGTTCTTAGAACAGCATAatcatttacacattaaaacgactgtaacacattttacattgtgacaaagagaaacaggtAGAgtttacataaaacataatgtaGGATGCAAGTTGTTGCTTTTATTCCCTTGGAGAAAATGTGCAAACTCTGACGTAATAAAACAGTGCGTCCCAACTCTCCTCAAGGGGGCGCCAAAGACCACAGCGGGTGTGCAAGTTTTTGTCTGCTGTGAGACTGGAAAATTTTCATCTAAACTAAACTAATCTAGCTAAAATTAGCTGgataatttatttaaaagaaatagatacatttaaaacagttttataaatgGTTAGAATAAGTATTAATCACAACTCCAAACACTGCTgcattacattcattcatttagcaGATCACCTTGtgtgtacaataaatacattctAAGTCCAAAAGAGCAAGAGCTCAGTGgtaataaaaaattaaagtggaTCCCTTCCAAAACACCTAAATGCATCATCAGTGCTACAGTGTAAGTGCAAAAACTCATTACTTCATCTTTGGTTGGACATCAGTAtgcagtatttgtgtgttttagcttGTGTGATTGCTGTTTCTCTTTATCTATGCAGATAATATTATATATTGATGTATtccagttttgtgtttgtgtgtgtgtcaaacctGCAGTTTGTGCATAGATTGCTGGCGTTTTGGATCTTGATTTGCTATCTCATATTTCTTTAGAAAACATTCCAAAACTTGTCCTACATTATTTCCATTATTCTGTCCACCATCAGGTCTGCTTTAGGCAGCCTAATGACTTAAAAGAGATTAGATGAGATCATTAGCATTCCCCTGAGAGAGACCCCTAAAGGGTTGGTCATCGATCCAGCCTACAAAGAGTTTGACTTCCTTGTCAGAGTCTCCATAGACATCGCCAGCAGCATCGACACAGCAGAAGTACACACCGCTGTCTGACAACATCGCCCCATTGATCACCAGGTCCGcctctgtacaaacacacagatgcttCTGGTTACTTTCACCACAAAACCTCGACCACTGTCCCGTAAGACGTTGATGTGTGGATTTTTATTCTCACTATCACCAGAGCAACATTAGGAGCTAAATTCAGACCAGTTAAGGGTGAGAGGTTTCACTCTCTAATGTAAGACGATGTCTTAACAGGAAATCTCATGATAACAAAACTCCAAATAAAAAGAAGGAAGCAAAACTAATAGATGTCTAATAAAAACAACCTCAACTTAAACACAGCCGCTCATTGTTTGCCCTGTGCGATTGTCTGAGGAGTATCTCACCTTTTGATTTGAATGCCTGAGACTGTGGTCCACCGAGGCCACACCCTGTCAGGTGCTTTTCATCCTAACCTGTGAAGTAAACAGGTACACATTTCTCCAAGGCCCACAGTCTTTTAAAggtcacattttctttcattcaacACTTTGGTGTGGCTCTAACTGAAAACTCTAGATGTCAGCctaaatgtgcttttttgttttgctgccgCTTCTTTATTGTGATTAAGTTGGACTCTTGAATTCTATCCAGTTAGACTATCAAACCAAGCTGTTTGGTCCCTGAAGGAGGTGCTTAAATGCTTGCAGAgcccttttcatttttctttttcccggAAACCTTCGCCAAGATCCACTCTGTGTTTCCTTCTTGTTCCTCCTGATATCCTGTCTTTCTGCCAAGGCCTTCAGTCACACAATGACAGCTTCACTCATTATTCACTCTGCGGCGACTGCACCATTGTTATGcgtttgtttttatattgtgcaAATTTAAAATTGTGATAAGCGCGCAGTTCCGTTAAACAGACATACAATGCGTGTGTGGTTTTATCAGAATCGAACATAACCAGCAACCACCGATTGGTGCATGGAAGTACCTGACATCACACGAGGTTTCAGGTTCAGGCGAGCCTCGTCCAAACGTCAAACTGGGAAGATgagcacatacaaacatactTTATGCTGTATGGTGTTATATTTATAAAGCCCAGGAGGGAGTTGCTCAACAACATTCCTGACATACTCTCAAACTGTGAATGGCTACTGTCTTAAGCAATTCCTCCCATCACAGACAGGGCACAAGCTCGGATGAACACGCAGCCTCTCTCAGACACACGGATAAGACAACACATAAAACCAGATTCCGACGAGTGACGCCTTTTCTCCCCGTGAGTGTTATAGAAAGAATTCCTCTGGCAGTGCTTTATTTCATCACTCCTGTAGTGCTGCAAGAAGTGATACcgcaaagtaaaagtacagcatTGAAGCTCTTCATTCAAGTAGAAGCACATCAGTATTGTCAGCAATTTGTAATTGAATTTCAAAGGAGTTGGTcgtaacataaataaaaaagttcCACTGGActtattttcttaaaaactGATGCTCCATGGATGGTGATGAACAACCAATTTCAACTAAAAGTGCTCATTACATAGAAAAATTACTACAGGAGTACAGAATTACTTTACTGTATTATTAATAACTACTTTATATGTACTGCTGTGtagttacatttaaaacaatgcaCTATGTATGTAATACCCGTCTACAATAACTATAACTCGCAAATAcatgtggtggaaaaaaaaaaagaaagataagagTATTCATGTAAAATCCAACTGCATCAGAATTGTACTTCGGCGCAGTAGCTGAACAAATGTATTAAGCTGAATTCCACCACCGCCTGTAAGACCTTGAatctaaaatacaaaatacagtttCATTAATTCTGCTAAGCTTATCTGCTGAGAATATggagaaacaaaaactttatgtctttatgtttgtgttacGTCAAACTGGATCTTGCCAGTTTAATAAACAGACAGTTTATGAGCAAATTATTTATGTGGATAACAAAAAACTGGGCCACACATATCTGTGGCTGAGCTGGCAGAGCTGATGTGTGAGCTCTGACACAGCTGTGCAgtagagacagacaggctgtgATTACAACAATGGACAACGACATGAGTCATACTCAATTACACTTTGTCTCCTTTACAGAAAAGTAGAGtcattgctctctctctctctctctcacacacacacacacacctgtcagtacctgacagcagaaaaaaaaacacaaaggaagaaaattAAATACTGACATTAGACTTTTCTTAAGATGAGCTGAGACAACATGGAGGCAGCAGGAGTGATGAAATACTGCATGGTGCTATGTTAGAAGAAGTAAAATGACCGACAGAAAATCAGCAAGCTGACGTGTgtcgtgtgtatgtgtgtgactgctgatAACACACTTAGGTGCTGGGTTAGCTGTTGACTCAGCAGTGGTAAGAAAAGGCTGGATTACAGTAATCAGATCAAATACACTTCATCTTAtgtacacagtcacactggAAACCTTAGACAAACACAGTCatttacaaattacaaaagTCATATCACGCATAAACAGAGTTTACatgtaaaatgtcttcatgCTGTTCCTTTAAAGGCTGTTGGCTGTTAAATAACTTCAATGTTTATGAAGAAACACAAAGGTTCATCAGGTTTTAGTCCCTTGGAAAAAAGAGCTACCTTGTGCAAACTAacagttttaataaaatatgaaacacagtGACATACAGATAAAACAATATTATAAAACTTCGTTGTGAATAAGGACTGTGAATTAGAAGTATTTAAAGCAGTGCTGCAAATGAGGGTCATACTGCGTCCGTACCACGGCAGTTTGCAGTATTAGTATCGCTTTAGTCCCTGAATGTGTTACTGCATGAGACAGCGTTTGTAATGTAAAGCCACTCAAGCTTCAACATGTGCTTTACAATAACGGTGTTGTCATAATCCTCCTACTCTACAACGGAGCTTTTTAAGTGTAGATATCTCATCAAATGAGAATGAATGCACTCATTGTGTTCAAGCGCAAAGACAGTCTCCCTGTTTCGGAGCCTTTTTCTAAAGAGATAAGAGGAGACGGACCGTGTCCCGCGGACAGAGACAGTCCAGGTCGTACACGCAGCCCGGGTTAGTTCAGTGTTAGTCCAGCCGAGACGCATACGACGCAGCTGGTGGCAGAAACGGAACAGCGATGACTTTATCTTCCAGCGACGTCACAGGCAGAAACCCCAGTAACAGTCTCCACAGTTAGAGTGTGTCTGTGGTCCGTTTCTTCACCCGGCTTTCCTTCACGGTCCGTTGTATTTTTCACATTAGCACGTTCCAAGTCTTTTCTTTGATCAGCTGACACGTAGTAGTCAGTAGTGTTcgacctctctctctcagacaatGAGGGAATCCCGACTGAGAAGAGTGCTCTGGTGAGGATAAAATAAAGTGGAAGCGatcaaaacagcagaagaaagtTTACaccaaaacatgaacatgtgtgCTTTTCAGTAGAGTGAGAAAGTGGAGAAACTGCAAAAAATTAGCCAAACAGGGTTATGATGGTGAAGTAGAACCTGGATCAAACTGGGCATCAacgttttttggtttttttaattatttaaagatTTGATTGACTGAAAGCTCCAGCTGATGAATTAATCTTTTCACAGAAAGTCTTGGACGCTGAATGCCTTTTTGACCCAGGTTTGTCAGGGAGGAGGCAACCAGTTATGACTGTTATAGCAGTAGTTGGATACAGAACAGAATATTCTACCTAGTTTTCACTGTAGCATCTGAACCTGACCTGTCAAAGGTACAACAACAGCACTTACTGTGGGCCGACTAAAGTTTTTCATACTGTAAGGGTTTCTCAACCTTAGAGGTTCATGACACATTGATATGAGTTTAACATGCTCTattttttaacaacaacagaTTTGAAACACGTCACGCAGTTCATGTGATAACGAATGAAAATTCTGAGGTCTAAAAATGAGGTCCTAGGCCAGAAAAGGTTGAGAAACTGTACTGCAGTCCAGACAGCGCAGGCCCTGGACACTAACTACAACACATTGATATGATATGCTCAGGTTTGCTTTAAGATAttttaaatgtacacaaatTATACTCCTTTGCACCATCTGAAAGGAGAATTAGACAGAATGTAATCTTGGATCATACGTCCATCTAAACGTTCAGAAATGTATAttactgaaaaaacacacaaatcaagtAAACCTAATAAACTAATCTAGAAactaaaagtgtgttttaagcATTCCTGTTTGCAATTCTACTGCATCTTAAAAACCCTGAAAGTAAGGCAATTTAAATTCATGGTGAAAAATGACTTGCTTTCAAAACCCAATTTTTACTCAcaagaaaataacacagaatcattcttttctttgtatttactGCTGCGTGACTGATGTTTGagttggattttaaaaaaatgaatgaagacgAGGTTTAACAGTAAACAACCTACTTTACTGATTGTGTTATGtgtatttctttctgctttgtgcCGTGACGAAACCGTCAGCACATTAAATTTTagatcttttgttttcttgtttgttctcACATCACTGCTTCTTCTTACAACTGCTTCTCTCTTGAAGCCCACAACAAAAAAGTCAATTTAATGTTTCTCCTGTCCAAATTGTGATACCCTGAACAATCAGGTAGGAGTTAATTTAAACCCTGATTCCTCCAGTCAAAAAAAGTTCTTGGGTCCCTGGGAAAGTTTGTTCAATGGAAACACCCTGGTGGACTCCCTTAAAAGCAGGAAAATACGCAGTGAGTGTTAAATACTTTGTTGTTAGCCTAGTGTTAACGTTCTTCCAACAAACATTTTGTCAACTACACACCTGTAACCAGTTTTCAATAACTACAAAAGATGCTACTTCCACTCGTTGCTCTTGAACTGCTAATTAGCATCGCCCACACACAATCCCACCGATAATCTATGGGCTTAAAGGTAACTCACCACTTTGCGGCTCTTGTCTCTGGGCTCCTCTCGGCGCCCGGACAGGGAATGGGCAGGAGGCTGAGAGGAGCGCGTGTCTGCTGGGATCGGCCGTGGAGATGGCCGGTCAGTTCTGCTTCGTTCTGTGTCTGAGTAAGGAGGCAGTGAATCTGCCTCCGGCCTGTTACTGGGAGAGCGGCTGCAGTGCCGACTGGATTCCCCGCTGCTCTTTTTTGAGCTGCCCTTTGAGGGTGTGTCTGAATCTCCCTCACCACGGGTCCCGCTCTTGCCCTGGCTGACCCCTCGCAGCTTAGCCTTACGCTCGAGCAGGCTGTTCAGGAACGTGCTATCGTAGTCCTTCTCTCGAGAAGAAGTTGATGGTGGACTGACTCTGGGAGGAGGTGGGACAGGGCGCTCGCTGTCCCAAGTGCCCCTCCTCTTTTTGGGTGAATGAAGTGGACTTATGATATGCCcgtttttcttgtttcttctcgGATGATCTTCACGATCACTGCTGTCTGCAAGCTCATGTTCATCATTGTAATAATGCTGAGGTGGACCATTCCGTTGGGAAGGATATCGACTGAACGCCAGAAGCTCCATCTCATAGTCTCGCCGTTCTTCTTCCCTgttctctgctcctcttcctcctttatGCTTGTAAGACGCAGCAAACTCCTCCAGCTCATCTAGTGAGCCGGTTCGTCCTGCTGTACGGTATGTCTTTCTCTGCAGATGTTCTGAACGAGGATTCCACCTGCAAAACACCATGCAAGGCCAAGAGAAGGTCAATGCATTTGTGTATGCAGATATGCAGTGTATATGTGTTTGCATTCAATGTACACACACTTAAGTAAATGGGATACACTTCTTTTGATTTTCACAGTTGGATTACTGATAAGAGAAACTTGATTTTTCCTCACTATGTTTCTCCTGAAAAATAGTGATTTCTTGGAAAGGTAACCAGACAAAGCCTTAACTCGAAATAACTCAACCTTGAGTccaattaaaactgaaactaagaaaaagaaatctttaGAAGtgtaaaacactttgttttcacccctgaaattttgactttttattaaCTTCAGACACATTTGCAATGTGAAGGAAAACTGTGTCCTCTCACTGCCAGCCTCTTCTGTTTCTGCGAGTATCTGTACCTGTTGTGGTTTTCCTCCTCGTCGTGATTCTGTTGCCGTTGATTTCGGCCAAGTCTGCGCGGCTGTGAGGAAGATGGAGGGTCATCACTGTACCGCCGTGGAAGAAGGGGCTCATCCTGGCGGTGGGGCTCTGAATCATGGTCATCAAGATATCGTTGCGGTGAAGGCGGGTGGTCACGGTAACGCTGTGGCTCTGGGCTACGGCTGTCACGACAGCGTTGGGGTTCAGGCTGAGGGTCGTGGTCGGGAATGGCGGGCAGAGCTTTCTTCTGGACGTTTCGGTAAGTTTGGCGGAAGCCGGTCTCTCCCTCGTGGAGGGAGCTCAGCTCGGACAAGCTGCAGGCTGGGTGGATCAAAATGAAGGaacagataaatgaaaaacatctgaacaACTAACAGAAAATTATTCTTTAAGGAAGCACTGAATTTGAAGAAATGAAGCCACTGCAGAAGGAGAAAGTCAGAGCCAAGGTCTGCAAGAGATTATGATTAGTGTTGaagtgaaaacatattttttcagtgAGCAGGCATGCACACCTGCTGCTACGAACTACAGGAAATTCAATACACAGAATGCCTGTGCAGACAAGCATGAAAAGACAAgcttaagaaaacaaaaagccaaagaaaCTTCCAACAGTAAAGATAGCGCAGCATGCATTGTATACTGATCGCATCAACATGCCATAGAAGTTCCAGAAAACAGTTTCAGAGAGTAAATCCACAGGTTCAGTTTATGAAGCTTACACTGGTGGCTGATGGACCTGGCAGGGTTGAAGTGAGCCAGTTGTTTCTCAACATACTGTAGCACCCTGAGAGAGTCCTGATCCTGAGGTGAAGGCACACGATAGGGAACCCCTACAGCATGCATGGGCACTGCAGATACACACTTAACCCATCAGCATCAAGaacttgtgtttgtctttgtgcgTAAACACTGGAATGGTCTATCGGCGATTCTAAAAACACAGATTCCCTTGTATACAAGAGTATGACCTCACCTGCAGTGAGCAGGCTGCCATCCGAAGGGGGAACAGAAGACATCTTGTCCACCAGGGAAGGGGGGGCGATGGGGACCATCGTCGGGACACCAGTGACAAAGTATGGAGGGTAGGCAGGTGTTTGAGGGGTGGAGGTGCCCGTCTTTATACCCTTACCAGCCTCATATActacaacagcaacacacaatCCCACTCAGACTCCAGCAAACACACTCCTCTGAAACAGAGTCAGTATTCTATTCAGTATTCTGAGCTAACTGTGTGTTTATACTCACG
The Scatophagus argus isolate fScaArg1 chromosome 1, fScaArg1.pri, whole genome shotgun sequence DNA segment above includes these coding regions:
- the LOC124060588 gene encoding immunoglobulin-like domain-containing receptor 2 isoform X3; this translates as MRRKRKEDDDNPTTLMIVSCGMWKMLLLPKWWIFIVFLTDVLPPRCSGVHVFVRDEKRYAVLFQSVVLPCQYNSVSTQTPVVQWVYKSYCRDRTRDSFSFPDSLGGGLGGGGLTGGTGGSAGGYETGLAASYLDCADSSRTVRTVASISGSSVTLSEYYKNRDISIINKADLRIGEVQWGDSGVYICKVVIADDLEGQNEASVELLVLGFSGVPEDLLPDFDLKIMPEWVFVAAVALGSVLFLLLVGVCWCQCCPHSCCCYVSCWCCPDTCCCPRHLYEAGKGIKTGTSTPQTPAYPPYFVTGVPTMVPIAPPSLVDKMSSVPPSDGSLLTAACSLSELSSLHEGETGFRQTYRNVQKKALPAIPDHDPQPEPQRCRDSRSPEPQRYRDHPPSPQRYLDDHDSEPHRQDEPLLPRRYSDDPPSSSQPRRLGRNQRQQNHDEEENHNRWNPRSEHLQRKTYRTAGRTGSLDELEEFAASYKHKGGRGAENREEERRDYEMELLAFSRYPSQRNGPPQHYYNDEHELADSSDREDHPRRNKKNGHIISPLHSPKKRRGTWDSERPVPPPPRVSPPSTSSREKDYDSTFLNSLLERKAKLRGVSQGKSGTRGEGDSDTPSKGSSKKSSGESSRHCSRSPSNRPEADSLPPYSDTERSRTDRPSPRPIPADTRSSQPPAHSLSGRREEPRDKSRKVSTLLSRDSLIV
- the LOC124060588 gene encoding immunoglobulin-like domain-containing receptor 2 isoform X1; this translates as MRRKRKEDDDNPTTLMIVSCGMWKMLLLPKWWIFIVFLTDVLPPRCSGVHVFVRDEKRYAVLFQSVVLPCQYNSVSTQTPVVQWVYKSYCRDRTRDSFSFPDSLGGGLGGGGLTGGTGGSAGGYETGLAASYLDCADSSRTVRTVASISGSSVTLSEYYKNRDISIINKADLRIGEVQWGDSGVYICKVVIADDLEGQNEASVELLVLGFSGVPEDLLPDFDLKIMPEWVFVAAVALGSVLFLLLVGVCWCQCCPHSCCCYVSCWCCPDTCCCPRHLYEAGKGIKTGTSTPQTPAYPPYFVTGVPTMVPIAPPSLVDKMSSVPPSDGSLLTAVPMHAVGVPYRVPSPQDQDSLRVLQYVEKQLAHFNPARSISHQSCSLSELSSLHEGETGFRQTYRNVQKKALPAIPDHDPQPEPQRCRDSRSPEPQRYRDHPPSPQRYLDDHDSEPHRQDEPLLPRRYSDDPPSSSQPRRLGRNQRQQNHDEEENHNRWNPRSEHLQRKTYRTAGRTGSLDELEEFAASYKHKGGRGAENREEERRDYEMELLAFSRYPSQRNGPPQHYYNDEHELADSSDREDHPRRNKKNGHIISPLHSPKKRRGTWDSERPVPPPPRVSPPSTSSREKDYDSTFLNSLLERKAKLRGVSQGKSGTRGEGDSDTPSKGSSKKSSGESSRHCSRSPSNRPEADSLPPYSDTERSRTDRPSPRPIPADTRSSQPPAHSLSGRREEPRDKSRKVSTLLSRDSLIV
- the LOC124060588 gene encoding immunoglobulin-like domain-containing receptor 2 isoform X2 — protein: MRRKRKEDDDNPTTLMIVSCGMWKMLLLPKWWIFIVFLTDVLPPRCSGVHVFVRDEKRYAVLFQSVVLPCQYNSVSTQTPVVQWVYKSYCRDRTRDSFSFPDSLGGGLGGGGLTGGTGGSAGGYETGLAASYLDCADSSRTVRTVASISGSSVTLSEYYKNRDISIINKADLRIGEVQWGDSGVYICKVVIADDLEGQNEASVELLVLEWVFVAAVALGSVLFLLLVGVCWCQCCPHSCCCYVSCWCCPDTCCCPRHLYEAGKGIKTGTSTPQTPAYPPYFVTGVPTMVPIAPPSLVDKMSSVPPSDGSLLTAVPMHAVGVPYRVPSPQDQDSLRVLQYVEKQLAHFNPARSISHQSCSLSELSSLHEGETGFRQTYRNVQKKALPAIPDHDPQPEPQRCRDSRSPEPQRYRDHPPSPQRYLDDHDSEPHRQDEPLLPRRYSDDPPSSSQPRRLGRNQRQQNHDEEENHNRWNPRSEHLQRKTYRTAGRTGSLDELEEFAASYKHKGGRGAENREEERRDYEMELLAFSRYPSQRNGPPQHYYNDEHELADSSDREDHPRRNKKNGHIISPLHSPKKRRGTWDSERPVPPPPRVSPPSTSSREKDYDSTFLNSLLERKAKLRGVSQGKSGTRGEGDSDTPSKGSSKKSSGESSRHCSRSPSNRPEADSLPPYSDTERSRTDRPSPRPIPADTRSSQPPAHSLSGRREEPRDKSRKVSTLLSRDSLIV